Part of the Sinorhizobium sp. BG8 genome, GGGAAAGGCTGGAAATTGCGCGCGCTATAGAGCTGGAAACTGACGTTCTGCATGTAGTACCTCCTTCGGCCCGGGCATTCGTTCCCTAGGCCAGCCACTTTTCATAATCCGAGACCAGCAGGCGAGCCGGCTGGCCGTCTTCCTCGATCTCCGCGAAACGGCCGACGGAATCGCGAAAGATGTTGTCGGTCCGGTCGTCGTTCACCGTCGAGACTTCCCCGACGAGGACGTCGCCGTCCTCGCCCCAGAAAGCGTGCCAGTGATGTGGCAGCAGCGTGACGCTCTCTCCGGGCGAAAGCCTGAGCCGCTCCCCAACTCCCACCCGCCGCTTGCAGCCGTCGACGTCGACGGTGACGTCCGTCTGCTCGTCGACCGATCCGTCCGCGGCCACGTTGCGTAGTTCAAGCACGAGCGTGCCGCCGCCGCGATTGATGATGTCCTCGGCCTTGACGATATGATGATGCATCGGTGTGAGCTGGTTCTCCCGCACGATCATGATCTTCTCGGCATAGAGCATGCCGCGGCCGTTCTTCAGGTCCTCGGCGGAACCGTTGCGGACGGTGAAAAGGAAGAGACCGCAGCCGCTAAAGTCCCCGGAACCAAAATCCGTGATGTCCCAGCCGAGGTTGCCGGACGCGATTGCCGCGCTGTCGCTCTTCACGCGCCGGCGCATCTCCTCTGGCGAATAGTGGGCGAAGGGCGGCAGGCGATAGCCGAACGAGCGAAAGAAGGCATCGCCTTCGGCAATGATTGCATTGATTTCACTGCGCTTCATTGGATGGTTCCTCCTCGGCACTCTGGCAGGAAAAAAGATCCAGCCAGGTGAACCTCGGTTCTAGACCGGGTTCGTTCGGACGGAAGACCAACCTTCTGGCTTGACCGGCTGTCAGGTCGAAAGCGTTGTCCGACCAGCGCCCCTCGACATCCGCCTCGAGCATGACGTGCAGTGCAAGCCTCTCGGCGGTGACAAGGATGTCGAAGGCGCCGTCCGGCCGTGCGGCAACCTCTATCCCTATGCCCGATGGCATGAGGTCGAGCGTCTTGTAGGTGGTCGCAACGTGGTGCCCCTCGCCCGCCATCCCGTTCGATGCTTCGAAGGTCCAGAACAGAAGCTCGCCTTCCGGGATATCGCTGGCGGGCACGGAAAGAAGTACTTCGGCCCTGTCCGGACCGCAGACGCCCTCGGTCGCTCGGAAAGGGCGCTTCTCGCCGGCGAGTGTCACGAGCCAGGACTGGAGGTTGACAGTCACCTGCTCGGCAGTGTCGTTGACCATCGAAAAACCGATCGTCTCCCCGTCTGCGGATGGTATCGCGGCAACGGTCACCGGCTGGAAGAAACGTCGGACCATGTAGTGCATGGCCTTCCATCGCCCGCCATGGTCCAGGCTCGACCACGAGGCAACCGGCCACGTATCGTTGAGCTGCCAGTAGAGCGTGCCCATGCAATGAGGCTTTAGCGAGCGCCAGTATTCGACCGCCGTGCGTATTGCCAGCCCCTGCTGTACCTGGCTCAGATAGACGAAGCTTGCGAAATCCTTGGGGAAACGGAAGTAGCGGAACATCGTGCCGGCGATCCGCTCGTTGCCACCTGCATTCTTCTGATGCCACTCGATGACCGGCGACGATATGTTCAGGTCCTTCGAAGCGGCGAAGGTTCGCATCACCGGCATCGACGTATAGGACTGGAAACCGAACTCGGAGCAGAACCGGGGCCGGACGGACCTGTAATTGTCGAAGGACTTGTTTTCGTGCCAGACGGACCAGTAGTGCATGTCGCCCGAGCCGTCCGCATGCCATGCATCGCCGAAATCGAGATAGCCGGAGGCTGGGCTCGACGGCCACCAGATCGCACCGGGAGCAGCCTTTCTCGTCGCAAGCTCGATCGTGCGGTTGAGCCGGTCGTATGAGACGAGGTAGCGGTCGCGGTTCTGCCGGCTGATGTCGAACCAGGTGAGCGCGCCGACGAGTTCGTTGTCCCCGCACCACAGGACGATCGAGGGATGCGAGGAAAGACGCCGGACCTGGTAGTCCACCTCGGCGGCAACGTTGTCGAGGAACGCCTGGGTCGACGGATAGAGGTTGCAAGCGAACATGAAGTCCTGCCAGACCATGAGGCCCAGCTCGTCGCAGAGATCGTAGAACCAGTCGGGCTCGTAAAAGCCGCCGCCCCAGACACGGATCATGTTCATGTTGGCGTCGACGGCAGACTGGAGGAGATCGCGGACCCCATCCCTCGTCACGCGCGACGCCAGCGCATCGGCAGGTATCCAGTTGGCCCCGCGGCAGAAGATCTCCCGGCCGTTGACGCGGAGCGCGAACCGGCTGCCCGCCTCGTCGGCATCTGTCAGAAGCTCCACTTGTCGCAACCCGACCCGGCGGATGACGCGCTCGGTCGTCGTTTCCACCCGTACATGCATGAGCGGTTGCCCGCCGCTGCCCGACGGCCACCAGAGCTTGGGAGAGTCGATCCGGAACATATGCGTGATGGCGGTCTCCCCCGCCTTGACGCCGATGTCGAGCCGCACCCGCTCGTCCTCCAGGCAGAAGTAGACCGGCATCACGCCGGGTTCGTCGGCATGGAGAATGGCGGTCACGTAGAGATCAACCGCGCCATCGGCATGGTGGAACTGCCGGGTCGTCACGTGTTCGATGCGCGCGACATCGAGCCTTCGGAGCGCGATCCCCTCGTAGATGCCGAGAGGCGCCAGCGCGATGTTCCAGTCCCAGCCGAAGTGGCACTGCGGCTTGCGAAGCATGTTGCCGTTCGGAATGGGTGAGTTGAACTCGTGCCAGGGTACGAAGAACGGCAGCTCGGCCTGACGCGCCGCGCCGGCGGCGATGCTGGAATGGATGAGAACCCGGAGCGTGTTCTCTCCCGCATGGAGCGCCTCGGTGACATCGGGGCGATAGCGCAGAAAGCAGTTGTCCGTATCCTGCACGAGGATGCCGTTCACATAGACCGTCGCCACCGTGTCGATGCTGGCAATATCCAAATACCAGCTATCCTCCAGCATTTCCGGTGAAACCTCGAACGTCCGCTCGATCGCCCAGTCCTTCTCCGCCACCCATTGCACGTCGCGCTCGTTGCGCCCGGCATAGGGTTCCGGGATCACCGCGGCCGCCGCGAGCGCACTGTGAACGTCGCCCGGCACGCACATGGCGACGGCGTGGCTGCCATCCGCCGCGCTGAGACGCCAGGTCCCGGAAAGATCGATGGTGGTGATGTCCGTCCTTGCTGTCATTTTCGTGTCTTGTTCCGTCTGCATTGCCGCGGCACTCGCATTGCCAGCGCCCGTCGGCGGGATGCCGGGCGACCGCTGGGATGTGATCTTGGGGGCCGACTAGATGCGTTCCTCGGTCTTAGCGTCAAACAACGAGGCAAGCCCCATGTCGAAACTGAGCCGCACTGCAGTACCCGGCTGGAACCGGCGCGAACCCGCGATGCGCACGGACATGGTGTGCCCCGCATGCTTCAGCCACAGCAGGTTGTCGGCGCCCATCGGTTCTTCGATGTCCACCACCGCGACATGCTCCAGGTCCGCACCCTCGTTGACCCTGACGTGTTCGGGACGAACGCCGAGGACGACCTCGCGACCCGGCACCAGAGGCGCGCCCGATCGATACCCATCGAGCGGAAAGGACACGCCGTGGGTGACGAATTCCGGCTTGCCGTCAGCGCCAGCGACAAGCTCGCCGCGCAGGAAGTTCATCGACGGCGAGCCGATGAAGCCCGCGACGAAGAGATTCCTGGGCGCGTTGTAGATCGTGTTCGGATCGGCGAGCTGCTGGATGACGCCGCTCTTCATGATCGCGATGCGGTCTGCAAGCGTCAGCGCCTCGATCTGGTCGTGCGTCACGTAGATCATCGTGTTCTTGAGCGACTGGTGGAGACGCTTGATCTCCACGCGCAGCTCGGATCTGAGCTTCGCATCGAGGTTCGAGAGAGGCTCGTCGAAGAGGAAGACGTCGACGTCGCGCACGAGCGCCCGCCCGATCGCCACGCGCTGGCGCTGTCCGCCGGAAAGTTCCGAGGGCTTGCGCTTCAGGAGCGGCTGGATCTGCAGGATCTCGGCGGCACGCGCCACGCGTTTGTCGATCTCGGCTTGCGGCACCTTGGCCACGTGTAGGCCGAAGGAAAGGTTCTTTTCCACGGTCATCTGCGGATAGAGCGCATAGGACTGAAACACCATCCCGATGCCCCGGTCCTTCGGCTCCTCCCAGGTGACGTTCTTGCCGTTGATGAAGATCTGTCCGTCGGTGACGTCGAGAAGCCCCGCAATGCAGTTGAGCAGCGTAGACTTCCCACAACCGGACGAGCCGAGCAGCACCAGGAACTCGCCATCGCCGATATCGAGGTTCAGCTGGTCGAGCACCGTCACGGCGCCGAAGCTGAGTGTGAGGTCTTTGACGGATACGCTTGTCGATGCAGTGTTCATGCTTATCCCTTCACCGCGCCGGCGGCGATGCCGCGCACGAAATATTTCCCGGAGAAGAAGTAGATGGCGAGCGGCACGGCCCCGGTCAGGATGGTTGCCGCCATGTTCACGTTGTATTCCTTCACGCCCTGCGTCGCGTTGACGATGTTGTTGAGCTGGACGGTCATCGGGAAGTTCTGCGTACCGGCGAAGATCACGCCGAAGAGGAAGTCGTTCCAGATGCCGGTCACCTGAAGGATCACGGCCACGACCATGATCGGGACGGACATCGGCAGCATGATGCGGAAGAAGATCTGCCAGAAACCCGCCCCGTCTACGCGCGCCGCCTTGAAAAGCTCCTGCGGGAGCGAGGCAAAGTAGTTGCGGAAGACCAGCGTCAGGATCGGCATGCCGAAGATGGTGTGGATGATGATGATGCCGGTCAGCGTGCCGAAGACGCCAGCCTCGCGGGCGAGGATCACCAGCGGGTAGAGCATTACCTGGTAGGGAATGAACGAGCCGAAGATCAGGATCGTGAAGAACACGTTCGCGCCCTTGAAGCGCCAGTAGGACAGCGCATAACCGTTGATCGAGGCGATCAGGATGGAAACGATGACGCTCGGAACGGTGATCTTCACGGAATTGAGGAAGCCGACCTTCAGCCCTTCACAATAGAGGCCCGTGCAGGCGGAATCCCATGCCTTGACCCAGGGTTCGAAGGTGATCTCCACGGGTGGCGAGAAGATGTTTCCGAGGCGGATTTCGGGCATGCCCTTCAGCGACGTAATCACCATCACGTACAAGGGAAGCAGATAGTAGATGGCAGCGAATGCGAGCACCCCGTAGATCATGATCCGGGTCGGATCGAGGAGGCGCTTCGGACGGCTGCCGGACGGTTCGACGACGGTGGCCATGTTTCCCCCTCAAGCCTTCTTCTTCGGACCATATTCGTAATACATCCACGGAATGAGGATGATGAACACGGTGACGAGCATGATGGTTGATGCGGCTAGGCCCTGGCCGATATTGCCGCGTGCGAACATGAAGTCGTAAACGTACTTGGCCGGCACCTCGGACGAGATTCCAGGCCCGCCATTGGTGAGCGCCACGACGAGGTCATAGAGACGGACGATGCCCGCAGCGACGATGACGAGCGACGTGATGAAGGTCGGCCGCATCATCGGGATCACGACGAATACGTAGGTCCGCCACTTCGGTATGCCGTCGACGCGGGATGCCTTCCAGATATCCTCGTCGATCGTTCTCAAACCCGCCAGCATCAAGGCCATGACAAAGCCGGTCCCCTGCCAGACGCCGGCGATGAGAAGCGCATACATAACGGTGTTGCGGTTTGCGATGATGTCGAAGGTGAAGCCTTCCCAGCCAAGGTCGCGCACCGCCTGCTGCAGGCCAAACGTCGGGTTGAGGATCCACTGCCAGACAACGCCCGTGACGATGAAGGAAAGCGCGAACGGATAGAGATAGATGGTGCGGAACGTGTTCTCGAACCGGATCTTCTGGTCCATGAAACAGGCGAGAATGAACCCGACCGTGAACGAGAACAGCAGGCAGAACACGGCGTAGAAAGCGATGTTCTCCAGGGATATGATCCACCGCGACGTGCGAAAGAGGCGCCTGTACTGGTCAAGGCCGACGAAGTCGTTGATGGGCAGCGCCCTCGACGACGTGAACGAATAGTAGACTGTCCAGAGCGAGCAGCCGACGAAGACGACAAGGGTCGTCAGGATCATGGGGATTGCCGCTATCTTGGCGCTGGCATTGCGCGTCAAGGACGACGGTTTTCGCGCAACCGACATGGTTCCTCCTCAAAATCAAAGCTTCGCGGGCGCACGCACCCGCACCGTCCCTGCAAGGCCCAGGGCCGCCGCAGGGACCGCGTGGAGCTTCACTGTGCCCGCCCGCCGGCGGACACAGTGCGAAGCATGCGAGCTAGTTCGCGGCCTCGATGATTTCGACGAAGCGTTCCTGGCCTTCCTCGACGGACATGTCGGGATTGTTGAAGAACTCGACCCACAGATCCTCGAGCTGCCCCTGGGTATCGGAGGAGAATGCCTGTTCCGTGGCCGGCAGGATATTGGCCGGGTCGTCCAGGATCTTGATACCCTTCTGCATGCAGGCGTTCGCGGCCGACATGTCGATATCGCCGCGGATCGGCAGGGAGCCCTTCTTCAGATTGAAGGCAACCTGCAGGTCCTTGGAGACAAGCAGAGAGGCCATCTTCAGCTGCGCATCCACCACGTCCGGATTGTCATCCTTCGGCCGGGGGAAATAGAAGGCATCGCCACCGGTATCAAGCACCGGGTTGAGGCCGAGGCCGGGAAGGCAATCATATTCCTTGCCCGCCGTCTGGCCCGCCACCTGGAACTCGCCCTGCGCCCAGTCGCCCATGATCTGTGCGCCGGCCTTGCCGGTGATCACCATGTTGGCCGCGTCGTTCCACGAACGCCCGACGGTGCCGTCGTCGACGAAGTTACGCGCCGCCGCCATGGCGTCGAACACCTTCTTCATCTGTGGCCCGGCGGCCGCCTCGGCGTCCTTGTCTACATTGATCTTCTTGTAGAAATCGGCGTCGTTCAGCGCAACGAGGAACACGTTCGCCATACCGAGGAGCTGCCAGGGTTCGCCGCCCACAGCAAGCGGGATCACGCCCTTTTCCTTCAGCTTCGGCGCCTCTTCGACGAACTCGTTCCAGTTCGAGGGAACCTTGAGCCCATTACTCTCGTAGACACCGCGGTTCAGCCACATCCACTGGAACGAGTGGATGTTCACCGGAACGCAATAAATCTTGCCTTCATAGGTGCAGGCATCAAGAAGCTTGGCCGGCCGGATGAAATCCTTCCACCCTTCCTTTTCGGCAATTGCGGTCAGGTCGGTCATCAGCCCGGCCTTCACCAGGTCCTCCGCGTCGCGACCTGTATTGAGCTGGGTTGCGCCCATCGGATTGCCGCCGGTGATGCGGCTGATGATGATCGGTCGCGCATTGCTGCCGCCGGCGATCGCACCATCCACCCAGTTGATGCCCGCCGCGTTAACGGCATCGGCCATCACCTTCACCGCAGCGGCCTCACCGCCCGACGTCCACCAATGGGTGACCTCCAGATCGACTGCGTGAGCAGCACTGAACGGAAGCGCCACGGTTGCGGCCAACGCGGCCACCAGATTACGGAATTTCATGAGTCTCCTCCCTCACTGAAACGTTGCAGGCGAAACTTAGAGCAAAGGTTTTGAACACGCAACCGCCCACACAAAAATTCTCCCCAGCCACCTGCAAGTCACGGAAATTGCATTAAAAACAGGCTGTTTCGGCTGGAATATTTGGCAGAATTCGACAGAGACGTTTCAAGCGCATCGGTATAACATCCTGTTTTATATATTATTTTTCTTCATGAGAAAAATTCCACACGGAAAACGCTCGAAAACTGCACAAAATCCTCCACGATCCGCCGGAAACTCACTCCGGC contains:
- a CDS encoding carbohydrate ABC transporter permease gives rise to the protein MATVVEPSGSRPKRLLDPTRIMIYGVLAFAAIYYLLPLYVMVITSLKGMPEIRLGNIFSPPVEITFEPWVKAWDSACTGLYCEGLKVGFLNSVKITVPSVIVSILIASINGYALSYWRFKGANVFFTILIFGSFIPYQVMLYPLVILAREAGVFGTLTGIIIIHTIFGMPILTLVFRNYFASLPQELFKAARVDGAGFWQIFFRIMLPMSVPIMVVAVILQVTGIWNDFLFGVIFAGTQNFPMTVQLNNIVNATQGVKEYNVNMAATILTGAVPLAIYFFSGKYFVRGIAAGAVKG
- a CDS encoding ABC transporter substrate-binding protein yields the protein MKFRNLVAALAATVALPFSAAHAVDLEVTHWWTSGGEAAAVKVMADAVNAAGINWVDGAIAGGSNARPIIISRITGGNPMGATQLNTGRDAEDLVKAGLMTDLTAIAEKEGWKDFIRPAKLLDACTYEGKIYCVPVNIHSFQWMWLNRGVYESNGLKVPSNWNEFVEEAPKLKEKGVIPLAVGGEPWQLLGMANVFLVALNDADFYKKINVDKDAEAAAGPQMKKVFDAMAAARNFVDDGTVGRSWNDAANMVITGKAGAQIMGDWAQGEFQVAGQTAGKEYDCLPGLGLNPVLDTGGDAFYFPRPKDDNPDVVDAQLKMASLLVSKDLQVAFNLKKGSLPIRGDIDMSAANACMQKGIKILDDPANILPATEQAFSSDTQGQLEDLWVEFFNNPDMSVEEGQERFVEIIEAAN
- a CDS encoding glycoside hydrolase family 2 protein, whose product is MTARTDITTIDLSGTWRLSAADGSHAVAMCVPGDVHSALAAAAVIPEPYAGRNERDVQWVAEKDWAIERTFEVSPEMLEDSWYLDIASIDTVATVYVNGILVQDTDNCFLRYRPDVTEALHAGENTLRVLIHSSIAAGAARQAELPFFVPWHEFNSPIPNGNMLRKPQCHFGWDWNIALAPLGIYEGIALRRLDVARIEHVTTRQFHHADGAVDLYVTAILHADEPGVMPVYFCLEDERVRLDIGVKAGETAITHMFRIDSPKLWWPSGSGGQPLMHVRVETTTERVIRRVGLRQVELLTDADEAGSRFALRVNGREIFCRGANWIPADALASRVTRDGVRDLLQSAVDANMNMIRVWGGGFYEPDWFYDLCDELGLMVWQDFMFACNLYPSTQAFLDNVAAEVDYQVRRLSSHPSIVLWCGDNELVGALTWFDISRQNRDRYLVSYDRLNRTIELATRKAAPGAIWWPSSPASGYLDFGDAWHADGSGDMHYWSVWHENKSFDNYRSVRPRFCSEFGFQSYTSMPVMRTFAASKDLNISSPVIEWHQKNAGGNERIAGTMFRYFRFPKDFASFVYLSQVQQGLAIRTAVEYWRSLKPHCMGTLYWQLNDTWPVASWSSLDHGGRWKAMHYMVRRFFQPVTVAAIPSADGETIGFSMVNDTAEQVTVNLQSWLVTLAGEKRPFRATEGVCGPDRAEVLLSVPASDIPEGELLFWTFEASNGMAGEGHHVATTYKTLDLMPSGIGIEVAARPDGAFDILVTAERLALHVMLEADVEGRWSDNAFDLTAGQARRLVFRPNEPGLEPRFTWLDLFSCQSAEEEPSNEAQ
- a CDS encoding ABC transporter ATP-binding protein codes for the protein MNTASTSVSVKDLTLSFGAVTVLDQLNLDIGDGEFLVLLGSSGCGKSTLLNCIAGLLDVTDGQIFINGKNVTWEEPKDRGIGMVFQSYALYPQMTVEKNLSFGLHVAKVPQAEIDKRVARAAEILQIQPLLKRKPSELSGGQRQRVAIGRALVRDVDVFLFDEPLSNLDAKLRSELRVEIKRLHQSLKNTMIYVTHDQIEALTLADRIAIMKSGVIQQLADPNTIYNAPRNLFVAGFIGSPSMNFLRGELVAGADGKPEFVTHGVSFPLDGYRSGAPLVPGREVVLGVRPEHVRVNEGADLEHVAVVDIEEPMGADNLLWLKHAGHTMSVRIAGSRRFQPGTAVRLSFDMGLASLFDAKTEERI
- a CDS encoding D-lyxose/D-mannose family sugar isomerase; the encoded protein is MKRSEINAIIAEGDAFFRSFGYRLPPFAHYSPEEMRRRVKSDSAAIASGNLGWDITDFGSGDFSGCGLFLFTVRNGSAEDLKNGRGMLYAEKIMIVRENQLTPMHHHIVKAEDIINRGGGTLVLELRNVAADGSVDEQTDVTVDVDGCKRRVGVGERLRLSPGESVTLLPHHWHAFWGEDGDVLVGEVSTVNDDRTDNIFRDSVGRFAEIEEDGQPARLLVSDYEKWLA
- a CDS encoding sugar ABC transporter permease, translating into MSVARKPSSLTRNASAKIAAIPMILTTLVVFVGCSLWTVYYSFTSSRALPINDFVGLDQYRRLFRTSRWIISLENIAFYAVFCLLFSFTVGFILACFMDQKIRFENTFRTIYLYPFALSFIVTGVVWQWILNPTFGLQQAVRDLGWEGFTFDIIANRNTVMYALLIAGVWQGTGFVMALMLAGLRTIDEDIWKASRVDGIPKWRTYVFVVIPMMRPTFITSLVIVAAGIVRLYDLVVALTNGGPGISSEVPAKYVYDFMFARGNIGQGLAASTIMLVTVFIILIPWMYYEYGPKKKA